A single region of the Chitinophaga niabensis genome encodes:
- a CDS encoding TonB-dependent receptor — protein sequence MAWNWRTKISLRLNNQPLSTACEIIEKEYGIHFSYSRDVVKMNRLVSLSAKEMPLRRVLDLLFTENGIQYKRIGDQLVLTVKQSNTRTISGFVEDAQTGEKLIGATVYFPKLQVGTTTNQYGFYSLTTAKDTMSLMVTYVSYSPMSIPLKDDVNKQMNIKLSPINTLQEVEITDQHVPPLQEQTQMSKVGMPVAQVKAMPRMLGETDVLRTIQAMPGVGGGMEGTSGIHVRGGSPDQNLILLDGTPVYNSTHLFGLFSVFNPDIIKNVDLYKGAFPARYGGRLSSVVDISMKDGDMHGYHGEFSLGLIASRVMIEGPIFKGKTSFIITGRRTYADLLAQDAAIEALKLGDGEFWAYFFDANVKINHIFSPKDRLFLSGYGGRDNMRVKRDKGFDSLNGAAKQYHERMNFGLGWGNQAYSLRWNHIYNPRLFSNVTINYSQFLFDTDYEYKFEAQNAIMESDSMYGRYFSKVQNAGAKIDFEFRPNPLHTLRFGAQATWHIFQPGITRFTNVSDSTRLTDTAYNNTTNKGVELSLYWEDDFKLADSMYLNLGTHASAFLVSGRSYISVQPRLGFRYLLPRKWAFKLSYTSMTQYIHLLTNNATFLPTDLWVAATKKVPPMFSNQFALGLAKTSNDNMFEMSMELYAKTMQNVIEYQETADNFQSATNSWEDNVVVGRGWSYGSEFLLQKKKGKLKGWIGYTLAWSERAFPNVNNGAVFPYKYDRRHDLEVVLTQQLGKRWELSAQWEFATGAPLTLPSGSYERITDPSPHLPPSTVEPRDVDVIGNRNMLRMENTHRLDIGATHTKERKGVRYILNISLYNVYNQKNPFFYSYKRNEETLKRELTKFSILPILPSISYAIKF from the coding sequence TTGGCGTGGAATTGGCGCACAAAAATTTCTTTAAGGCTCAATAACCAACCCCTGTCTACCGCATGTGAGATCATAGAAAAGGAATATGGCATTCACTTTTCGTACAGCCGGGATGTTGTTAAGATGAACCGGCTTGTATCCCTCAGCGCAAAGGAGATGCCGCTCCGCCGTGTATTAGATCTTCTCTTTACAGAAAACGGCATTCAATATAAACGTATCGGCGATCAGCTGGTGCTTACCGTAAAGCAAAGCAATACACGCACTATCAGTGGTTTTGTGGAAGATGCACAAACGGGAGAAAAACTGATCGGCGCTACGGTATACTTCCCCAAATTGCAGGTAGGTACTACCACCAATCAATACGGATTTTACAGTCTTACTACAGCAAAGGATACCATGAGCTTAATGGTTACCTATGTTAGTTATTCCCCCATGAGCATTCCGCTGAAGGATGATGTGAACAAACAGATGAACATCAAACTTTCTCCCATCAATACTTTGCAGGAAGTGGAAATAACAGATCAGCATGTTCCTCCCTTGCAGGAACAAACGCAGATGAGTAAAGTGGGGATGCCGGTTGCGCAGGTAAAAGCCATGCCGCGCATGTTGGGAGAAACAGATGTGCTGCGTACCATTCAGGCTATGCCAGGAGTGGGCGGAGGGATGGAAGGAACCAGTGGTATCCATGTGCGCGGCGGAAGTCCTGATCAGAACCTGATCCTGTTAGATGGTACACCCGTATATAATTCCACGCATCTCTTCGGTTTGTTCTCTGTATTTAATCCGGACATCATTAAGAACGTGGATCTCTACAAAGGAGCATTCCCTGCACGTTATGGCGGCAGGTTATCTTCCGTGGTGGATATTTCCATGAAAGATGGTGACATGCATGGTTATCATGGAGAGTTTTCGCTGGGATTAATTGCTTCCCGGGTGATGATCGAAGGCCCTATCTTCAAAGGCAAAACTTCTTTTATCATAACAGGCCGCCGTACATATGCAGACCTGCTGGCACAGGATGCGGCGATAGAAGCATTGAAGCTGGGGGATGGTGAATTCTGGGCTTATTTTTTTGATGCCAACGTTAAGATCAATCATATCTTTTCTCCGAAAGACCGGCTCTTTTTAAGTGGCTATGGCGGCAGAGATAATATGCGGGTGAAGCGTGATAAAGGATTTGATTCATTGAATGGCGCCGCCAAACAGTATCATGAAAGAATGAACTTTGGGCTGGGATGGGGCAACCAGGCTTATTCCCTTCGCTGGAACCATATCTATAACCCCAGGTTATTTTCCAACGTTACCATAAACTATTCGCAGTTCTTATTTGATACGGATTACGAATACAAGTTTGAAGCACAGAATGCGATCATGGAGTCAGATAGTATGTACGGGCGTTACTTCTCCAAAGTGCAGAACGCAGGTGCTAAGATCGATTTTGAATTCCGCCCCAATCCTTTACACACCCTGCGTTTTGGAGCGCAGGCCACCTGGCACATCTTTCAGCCCGGTATTACCCGCTTTACGAACGTTTCAGATTCAACACGGCTCACGGACACGGCTTATAATAACACCACCAACAAAGGCGTGGAGCTTTCTTTGTATTGGGAAGATGATTTTAAATTAGCAGATTCCATGTACCTCAACCTGGGTACACATGCTTCTGCTTTTCTCGTTTCCGGCAGATCTTATATATCCGTACAGCCCAGGCTGGGCTTCCGTTACCTGCTGCCACGCAAGTGGGCCTTCAAGTTGTCTTATACCAGCATGACGCAATATATTCACCTGCTCACCAATAACGCCACCTTTCTGCCAACAGACCTGTGGGTAGCGGCAACTAAAAAAGTGCCTCCTATGTTCTCCAACCAGTTCGCCCTTGGTTTAGCGAAAACATCCAACGATAATATGTTCGAAATGTCCATGGAGCTGTACGCGAAAACGATGCAGAACGTGATAGAATACCAGGAAACGGCAGACAATTTTCAATCTGCTACCAATAGCTGGGAAGACAATGTGGTGGTGGGCCGCGGCTGGAGTTATGGTTCAGAGTTCCTGTTACAGAAAAAGAAGGGGAAGTTGAAAGGATGGATCGGCTATACGCTGGCATGGTCTGAACGGGCATTTCCCAATGTGAATAATGGTGCCGTATTCCCTTATAAATATGATCGCCGGCACGACCTGGAAGTAGTGCTCACACAACAACTGGGAAAAAGATGGGAGTTGTCCGCACAATGGGAATTTGCTACAGGGGCTCCTTTAACATTGCCTTCCGGCAGTTATGAAAGGATCACAGATCCATCGCCGCATTTGCCACCTTCTACGGTAGAACCAAGAGATGTAGATGTTATAGGGAACCGCAATATGCTGCGCATGGAAAACACACACCGGTTGGATATTGGTGCTACGCATACCAAAGAGCGGAAGGGTGTTCGTTACATCCTGAACATTAGTCTTTATAATGTATACAACCAGAAGAACCCTTTCTTTTATTCTTATAAAAGGAATGAAGAAACACTCAAACGGGAACTGACGAAGTTTAGCATTTTGCCCATTTTGCCCAGTATTTCTTACGCCATAAAGTTTTGA
- a CDS encoding TonB-dependent receptor produces MIRKFALTGALLQLLFIAGASAQCTIRLSGTITDSETKLALSGATIVVKETGLSVRSNDKGFYSLDGLCPGIYNIRISHIGCAPVEIEWNVSADQRRNITLPHSITQLQEVAVTGHAAKEVTTAPVESLSGKELDKTRGLTLGEALKKVNGVTSMTTGPNVSKPVINGLHSNRVLVLNNGIRQEGQQWGTEHAPEVDPFLANKIVVIKGASALRYGGDAIGGVVLVEPKPLPVTPGMKGEVDLVGFSNNRLGAVSATLEQQVPKVPGLSWRLQGTLRKGGNTRTPDYWLDNTGVEEYNFSAALGWKKQNYGAEIFYSQFNTNLGVFEGSHIGNRTDLEEVIKQQRPFPEFTEGFSYDINRPYQHVEHELFKVKAYLNTGKAGKLNLVVARQFNFRNELDRSSALSVNQMNLNLTTYTGELVWDHNSWKGLRGTIGTSAMYQENSYKSRLFIPNYQSMQWGAFWMEKWESNNNKWLLEGGVRYDHKDYYNIDDNAKEINYPEQEYGSFSGSLGAQYRLNDHLHISVNAARAWRAAGVNELYASGLHHGAAVIEQGDPFLKGESASKFNATLHYDLGEKLEADVNFYYNYIHNFIFQQPTDSVVVTIRGAFPYTYYRQADASMKGMDAQLRWQFLPKWQILTKASLLRAYNESANDWMIGMPSDRFEHELTFFPGNLKRLKDNYVSVSINNVLKQTRIPANLKDPNDPRGQDLMAPPGAYNLLGLEAGSTVHFGRQPISVIIGATNVLNTRYREYLNFFRYFADEPGTNIYLKLKVPLNFGKKAS; encoded by the coding sequence ATGATAAGGAAATTCGCGCTGACAGGGGCGTTGCTGCAATTGTTATTTATTGCCGGCGCCAGTGCTCAATGTACCATCCGCCTGAGTGGTACTATTACGGATAGTGAAACCAAACTGGCACTATCCGGCGCCACGATAGTGGTAAAAGAAACCGGGCTTTCTGTAAGGAGTAACGATAAAGGATTCTATTCGCTGGATGGTTTATGTCCCGGTATTTATAATATCCGTATCAGTCATATCGGCTGTGCGCCGGTAGAGATTGAATGGAATGTAAGTGCTGATCAACGCAGGAATATTACCCTTCCGCATAGCATCACCCAATTGCAGGAAGTAGCTGTAACCGGCCATGCTGCAAAAGAAGTGACCACCGCACCGGTGGAATCACTCAGTGGCAAAGAGTTGGATAAAACCCGAGGACTTACACTCGGAGAGGCTTTAAAGAAAGTGAACGGGGTTACGAGCATGACCACCGGCCCTAATGTTTCCAAACCGGTGATCAATGGTTTGCATAGCAACCGCGTACTGGTACTGAATAATGGCATCCGCCAGGAAGGCCAGCAATGGGGTACAGAGCATGCACCGGAAGTAGATCCTTTCCTCGCCAATAAGATAGTGGTGATCAAAGGTGCCAGCGCATTACGTTATGGCGGAGACGCTATTGGCGGAGTGGTATTGGTGGAACCTAAACCTTTACCGGTAACACCCGGCATGAAAGGAGAAGTAGACCTCGTTGGTTTTTCCAATAACAGGCTGGGTGCTGTTTCTGCCACACTGGAACAACAGGTACCTAAAGTACCGGGCCTCAGCTGGCGTTTACAGGGAACTTTGCGTAAAGGTGGTAATACCCGTACACCTGATTACTGGCTGGATAACACAGGTGTGGAAGAATATAATTTCTCCGCCGCACTGGGTTGGAAGAAACAAAACTACGGAGCAGAGATCTTCTATAGCCAGTTTAATACCAACCTGGGTGTGTTTGAAGGTTCGCACATCGGCAACCGTACAGACCTGGAAGAAGTGATCAAACAGCAAAGACCTTTCCCGGAATTTACAGAAGGTTTTAGTTATGATATCAACAGGCCTTATCAACATGTAGAACATGAGTTGTTCAAGGTAAAAGCATACCTGAATACCGGCAAGGCCGGAAAACTCAACCTTGTAGTAGCACGCCAGTTCAACTTCAGGAATGAGCTGGACAGGAGTTCGGCATTGTCTGTAAACCAGATGAACCTGAACCTCACCACTTATACGGGAGAACTGGTATGGGATCACAATAGTTGGAAAGGCTTGCGGGGTACTATCGGTACTTCTGCCATGTACCAGGAGAACAGTTACAAAAGCAGGCTCTTCATCCCCAACTATCAAAGCATGCAATGGGGTGCTTTCTGGATGGAGAAATGGGAGAGCAATAATAACAAATGGTTGCTGGAAGGTGGTGTACGCTACGATCATAAAGATTATTACAACATAGACGATAATGCGAAAGAGATCAACTACCCGGAACAGGAGTATGGCAGCTTCTCCGGATCGTTGGGAGCGCAATACCGGCTGAACGATCATTTGCATATTTCCGTTAACGCAGCGCGTGCATGGCGTGCAGCAGGTGTGAATGAATTGTATGCATCCGGTTTGCATCATGGTGCAGCAGTGATAGAACAGGGAGACCCTTTCCTGAAAGGGGAAAGCGCCAGCAAGTTCAATGCTACCCTGCATTACGACCTCGGTGAAAAACTGGAAGCAGATGTGAACTTCTATTACAACTACATCCACAATTTCATTTTCCAGCAGCCGACGGATAGTGTGGTGGTAACTATACGCGGCGCATTTCCTTACACTTATTACCGGCAGGCAGATGCCAGCATGAAAGGAATGGATGCGCAACTCAGGTGGCAATTCCTTCCTAAATGGCAGATACTCACTAAAGCTTCGCTGTTGCGCGCTTACAACGAATCTGCCAATGACTGGATGATCGGTATGCCCAGCGACCGTTTCGAACATGAGCTTACTTTCTTTCCCGGCAACTTAAAACGCCTGAAGGATAATTATGTGTCTGTGAGTATAAACAATGTGCTGAAGCAAACACGCATACCTGCCAATCTGAAAGATCCCAATGATCCACGCGGGCAGGACCTGATGGCACCTCCGGGCGCTTACAACCTGTTGGGCCTGGAAGCAGGATCTACCGTGCATTTCGGCAGGCAGCCCATCTCTGTGATCATAGGGGCCACCAATGTGCTGAATACCCGGTACAGGGAATACCTGAACTTCTTCCGGTATTTCGCAGATGAACCCGGAACGAACATTTATCTGAAACTAAAGGTGCCACTCAACTTCGGAAAGAAAGCATCGTAA
- a CDS encoding thiolase family protein gives MQEAYIVAGFRTAVTKSKRGGFRFYRPDDLAVDVIKGLLATIPQLDPGRVDDLIVGNAVPEAEQGLQIGRMISVRALGIEVPGMTVNRYCASGLETIAIATAKIQTGQAECIVAGGTESMSLVPTVGWKTVPAYSVTSTTPDYYLSMGLTAEAVAKEFNVSREDQDQFSYQSHQRAINAIQNGYFKQGILPISVEEVFVNEKGKKQSKTYTVDTDEGPRADTSPAALAKLKPVFAAGGSVTAGNSSQTSDGAAFVIVMSERMVKELNLQPIGRLVACASAGVHPRIMGIGPVAAVPKALKLAGKTLNDIDLVELNEAFASQSLAVIRELGMDPEKVNINGGAIALGHPLGCTGAKLSIQIMNDMQRLKKKYGIVTACVGGGQGIAGVIENLM, from the coding sequence ATGCAGGAAGCATACATAGTGGCAGGATTTAGGACCGCCGTAACGAAGTCAAAGAGAGGAGGTTTCCGTTTCTACAGACCGGATGATCTGGCAGTGGATGTGATCAAAGGCTTACTGGCCACCATTCCGCAACTGGATCCCGGGCGGGTGGACGACCTGATCGTAGGAAATGCTGTTCCGGAAGCGGAACAGGGCTTGCAGATCGGCAGGATGATCTCCGTACGTGCATTGGGAATAGAAGTGCCGGGCATGACGGTGAACCGCTATTGTGCATCAGGACTGGAAACCATTGCCATTGCTACTGCCAAGATCCAAACAGGGCAGGCAGAATGTATTGTGGCAGGAGGTACGGAAAGTATGAGCCTGGTACCTACCGTAGGTTGGAAAACCGTTCCGGCTTACAGCGTAACCAGCACCACGCCCGATTATTATCTCAGTATGGGCCTTACCGCAGAAGCGGTAGCGAAAGAATTCAACGTGAGCCGGGAAGACCAGGACCAGTTTTCTTACCAATCTCACCAGCGTGCTATCAACGCCATCCAGAACGGATATTTCAAACAAGGCATATTGCCCATCAGTGTGGAAGAAGTATTTGTGAATGAGAAGGGCAAAAAACAAAGCAAAACTTATACGGTGGATACAGATGAGGGCCCTCGTGCAGACACATCGCCGGCAGCGCTTGCTAAGTTAAAACCGGTTTTTGCCGCCGGGGGATCCGTTACAGCAGGGAACTCTTCCCAAACCAGCGATGGTGCAGCATTTGTAATAGTGATGAGTGAAAGGATGGTAAAGGAGCTGAACCTCCAACCTATTGGCCGTCTTGTTGCCTGTGCCTCTGCCGGTGTGCATCCCAGGATCATGGGGATCGGCCCTGTTGCCGCAGTGCCTAAGGCCCTGAAATTAGCAGGCAAAACATTGAACGACATAGACCTGGTAGAATTAAATGAAGCCTTTGCTTCCCAGTCCCTGGCTGTGATCCGGGAATTGGGCATGGACCCTGAAAAGGTGAATATTAATGGAGGGGCTATTGCCCTGGGGCATCCTTTGGGATGTACCGGCGCCAAGCTCAGCATCCAGATCATGAATGATATGCAGCGTCTCAAAAAGAAATACGGGATCGTTACAGCCTGTGTGGGAGGTGGCCAGGGGATTGCGGGGGTGATTGAAAACCTTATGTAG
- a CDS encoding DUF4249 domain-containing protein codes for MKRWMLLLMVAATACEKVVEMEVPYDGDRIVVNSFIQPDSAVYIRVTRSQPPGGTVFPEIPDADISLMAGSTKLPLQWQVINGKGYFVSQTPAPKNVEYNIKVSAAGLDTVTAKDTLPRQPLISQPFGQAGGNRVKFVLKDLPGWDAYQFRLYKGVMSASNQVVLSERLLYRFDPSYNNNFTDLIAENYREVNFIADQRFDGNEITVVMQTKNVNIKGEYLILEVTGLTQDAFKYYKTLELQTTNDGNPLVDLNKVHSNVSKGYGILAGVNAARLQLEIK; via the coding sequence ATGAAAAGATGGATGTTGTTATTGATGGTAGCTGCAACGGCTTGTGAGAAGGTAGTAGAGATGGAAGTTCCCTATGATGGGGACAGGATTGTGGTGAATTCATTTATTCAGCCGGATAGTGCTGTGTACATTCGTGTTACACGTTCACAACCGCCAGGAGGAACGGTATTCCCTGAAATTCCGGATGCAGATATCAGCCTGATGGCGGGTAGTACAAAACTTCCTTTGCAATGGCAGGTGATCAATGGGAAAGGATATTTTGTATCGCAAACACCTGCGCCGAAAAATGTGGAATACAATATTAAAGTGAGTGCAGCCGGATTGGATACTGTTACGGCCAAAGATACATTACCAAGGCAACCATTGATCAGTCAGCCTTTTGGGCAGGCAGGCGGTAACCGGGTGAAGTTTGTATTGAAAGATCTGCCCGGATGGGATGCTTATCAATTCCGTTTATACAAAGGCGTTATGTCTGCTTCTAACCAGGTAGTGCTGAGTGAACGTTTGCTGTACCGTTTCGATCCTTCTTACAATAATAATTTTACAGACCTGATCGCGGAGAATTACCGGGAGGTGAATTTTATTGCAGATCAACGTTTTGACGGCAACGAAATTACGGTGGTGATGCAAACGAAGAATGTGAATATAAAAGGAGAGTACCTCATCCTGGAGGTAACCGGCCTTACGCAGGATGCCTTCAAATATTACAAAACACTGGAACTCCAAACCACGAATGACGGTAACCCGCTGGTAGATCTGAACAAGGTGCATAGTAATGTAAGCAAAGGGTATGGGATATTAGCAGGGGTGAATGCAGCCCGATTGCAGCTGGAGATCAAATAA
- a CDS encoding DUF1501 domain-containing protein: MKRRDFLKYTAPAAILPSFINGFSVQAFGASPLLSALEGAATNNDHVLVMIQLNGGNDGLNMVIPLDQYGKYQAARANIAIPEGRVLKLAGQTKTGIHPAMTGIQQMYNDGHVSILHSVGYPSPNFSHFRATDIWLTGSDANTVLPTGWGGRYLQTEYPDYPVGYPNADMPDPLAIQIGSVVSPAFQGPTVNMGMAITSATDFYGLLDDEPDPIPNTRAGKELKYIRLIQEHSNKFATSIKAAAAKVTQQGPYPANNHLAAQLKIVARLVAGGLKTRLYMVSIGGFDTHANQTNAGDTTTGAHANLLGQISSAVKAFTDDLKGLKKSQRVVGMTFSEFGRRVKSNGSMGTDHGASAPMIVFGDYVNQQVLGNTPTMPDAASAIDNIPMQYDFRSVYASILEQWFCVKPSDLNQIMLQNYQSLPLVNGLACGVVTGVPDVDENKTLISNYPNPFSTKTVISYTTAGGHTMVQIFDTMGRLVRKLVDSVHAAGDYTITFNGEGLPNGMYYARFQNGRVQQVRTMAKVR; the protein is encoded by the coding sequence ATGAAACGTAGAGATTTCCTCAAATATACCGCTCCTGCTGCCATCCTGCCGTCGTTTATCAACGGGTTTTCCGTTCAGGCATTCGGCGCATCTCCTTTACTGTCTGCTCTGGAAGGAGCTGCTACCAATAATGATCACGTACTGGTAATGATCCAGTTAAACGGAGGTAACGATGGTTTGAACATGGTGATCCCATTGGATCAGTATGGAAAATACCAGGCTGCCCGTGCTAACATCGCTATTCCTGAAGGCAGGGTACTGAAACTGGCCGGCCAGACGAAAACCGGTATCCATCCTGCCATGACCGGGATACAGCAAATGTATAATGATGGGCATGTAAGTATCCTGCATAGTGTGGGATATCCTTCTCCCAACTTCTCTCACTTCCGTGCTACAGATATCTGGCTGACAGGTTCTGATGCCAATACCGTATTACCCACAGGCTGGGGCGGAAGATACCTGCAAACAGAATATCCTGATTATCCTGTTGGATATCCTAATGCAGATATGCCGGACCCGCTGGCTATCCAGATCGGTTCTGTAGTGTCTCCTGCATTCCAGGGCCCAACAGTGAACATGGGGATGGCCATTACCAGCGCCACAGATTTCTATGGCCTGCTGGACGATGAACCAGATCCGATCCCCAATACAAGGGCTGGTAAGGAATTGAAATACATCCGCCTCATACAGGAGCACAGTAATAAATTTGCGACCTCTATCAAAGCGGCAGCAGCAAAGGTTACACAACAAGGGCCTTACCCTGCCAACAACCATCTTGCCGCACAATTGAAGATCGTTGCACGCCTGGTAGCCGGAGGTTTAAAGACCCGGCTCTACATGGTGAGCATCGGCGGTTTTGATACACACGCCAATCAAACCAATGCAGGGGATACCACTACCGGTGCCCATGCTAATTTGTTAGGCCAGATCTCTTCTGCCGTGAAAGCCTTTACAGATGACCTGAAAGGGCTGAAAAAATCTCAACGCGTAGTAGGCATGACCTTCTCTGAATTCGGCCGCCGTGTAAAATCCAATGGTAGTATGGGTACGGACCATGGTGCTTCTGCCCCCATGATCGTATTCGGAGATTACGTGAATCAACAGGTGCTGGGTAATACACCCACCATGCCGGATGCAGCTTCTGCAATAGATAATATTCCCATGCAGTACGATTTCCGTTCTGTATATGCTTCTATCCTGGAACAATGGTTCTGCGTAAAACCCTCAGACCTCAATCAGATCATGTTGCAGAACTACCAAAGCCTTCCGCTGGTAAATGGATTGGCTTGCGGAGTAGTGACGGGTGTGCCTGATGTAGATGAGAATAAGACCCTGATCTCCAACTATCCCAATCCTTTCAGTACTAAAACCGTTATTTCCTACACAACTGCCGGCGGGCATACCATGGTGCAGATCTTTGATACGATGGGCCGCCTGGTCCGTAAGCTGGTGGACAGTGTACATGCGGCAGGGGATTATACCATTACTTTCAATGGGGAAGGCCTCCCGAATGGTATGTATTATGCCCGTTTCCAGAATGGAAGGGTACAACAGGTGAGGACCATGGCCAAGGTGAGATAA
- a CDS encoding DUF1800 domain-containing protein, protein MDRRDFLTLAPSRKRTTTVSGSRTDTGLNAYTGAWGTAQVVHLLKRAMFGAAPLDVRHFEGMSMDAAVDALLTTNIIPLTPPVNNYNTGGYTDPTGVAPGAPWVTAPDGDEDLNRKRHGSYKAWWTGKMLNQERNIHEKMVLFWHNHFATETNTIADARFSYGYNVALRTHALGNFKNLTKAITLDPGMLVYLNGYLNEKTAADENYARELLELFTCGKGPDSLYQEEDVRAAAHVLTGYKVDKVTCTSYFDPTKHDITNKQFSSWFSNKVISGKTGSAGTTELDDMLGIIFLQHEVAKFICRKFYQFFIYYEIDAGAEANVIEPLANIFRAGNYEIKPLLSALFKSEHFYDPLNMSCLIKSPVDFTVGLCREFGVKFAPAANYAQAYQQWAALQGAASTQQQNIGDPPGVSGWEAYYLAPQFHELWINTDTLPKRNMMVDALITTGYNGLAIDPIVFADQMPNPSDPVALVKDSLDVLYRMGVSDKTKSFLKNSFLLLGQDQDYYWTQAWTAYKADPSNTMNKNTVLKHLNELYKYIMNLSEYHLA, encoded by the coding sequence ATGGACCGTAGAGATTTCTTAACACTTGCCCCTTCCCGCAAAAGAACTACAACAGTTAGCGGATCGAGAACCGATACCGGGCTCAATGCTTATACAGGAGCATGGGGAACCGCACAGGTTGTGCATTTGCTGAAAAGGGCCATGTTCGGCGCCGCGCCACTGGATGTAAGACATTTTGAAGGCATGTCTATGGACGCAGCCGTTGATGCTTTACTGACCACCAATATCATCCCACTTACACCTCCCGTAAATAACTATAACACTGGCGGCTACACGGACCCTACCGGCGTAGCTCCGGGAGCACCATGGGTAACAGCTCCGGATGGAGATGAAGACCTTAACCGCAAACGCCACGGTTCTTACAAAGCCTGGTGGACAGGGAAGATGCTCAACCAGGAAAGGAACATCCACGAAAAGATGGTACTCTTCTGGCATAACCACTTTGCAACAGAAACAAACACCATCGCCGATGCCCGTTTTAGCTATGGTTACAATGTTGCTTTGCGCACGCATGCCCTGGGCAATTTTAAAAACCTGACGAAAGCCATTACGCTGGACCCAGGTATGCTGGTATATCTGAACGGTTACCTCAATGAGAAAACGGCTGCGGATGAAAACTATGCACGGGAACTGCTGGAACTCTTCACCTGTGGTAAAGGACCTGATTCTTTGTACCAGGAAGAAGATGTACGCGCTGCAGCACACGTACTCACAGGTTACAAAGTAGATAAGGTGACCTGCACTTCTTACTTCGATCCTACTAAACATGATATCACCAATAAACAATTCTCCAGCTGGTTCTCCAATAAAGTGATCTCGGGTAAAACCGGTTCTGCCGGTACAACGGAACTGGACGATATGCTGGGTATTATTTTCCTGCAGCATGAAGTAGCGAAGTTCATCTGCCGCAAATTCTATCAGTTCTTCATTTATTATGAAATAGATGCGGGTGCAGAAGCGAATGTGATAGAACCACTGGCTAATATTTTCCGTGCGGGTAATTATGAAATTAAGCCATTGCTGTCTGCATTATTCAAGAGCGAGCATTTTTACGATCCTTTAAATATGAGCTGCCTCATCAAGAGCCCGGTAGATTTTACCGTAGGGCTTTGCAGGGAGTTTGGTGTGAAATTCGCGCCGGCAGCTAATTATGCACAGGCCTATCAGCAATGGGCCGCATTACAAGGTGCAGCCAGCACGCAACAACAGAATATCGGAGATCCTCCGGGTGTTTCCGGCTGGGAAGCATATTACCTGGCACCGCAGTTCCATGAGCTGTGGATCAATACAGATACGCTGCCTAAGCGTAATATGATGGTGGATGCTTTGATCACTACAGGCTATAATGGGCTTGCTATTGACCCCATCGTATTTGCAGACCAGATGCCTAATCCCTCAGACCCTGTTGCCCTGGTGAAAGATTCGCTGGACGTATTATACCGCATGGGTGTTTCAGACAAAACAAAGAGTTTCCTGAAGAACAGCTTCCTGCTGTTGGGGCAGGACCAGGATTATTACTGGACGCAGGCATGGACTGCTTACAAAGCAGACCCTTCCAATACGATGAATAAGAATACTGTGCTGAAGCACCTCAATGAATTGTACAAATACATCATGAACCTGTCTGAATATCATTTAGCCTGA